Proteins from a genomic interval of Capsicum annuum cultivar UCD-10X-F1 chromosome 4, UCD10Xv1.1, whole genome shotgun sequence:
- the LOC107867558 gene encoding sulfate transporter 1.3, whose amino-acid sequence MGRSSVEAIDTKEMDYRSLSSSEHEQPPYMHKVGVPPKQNLFDEFKTNVKETLFSDDPLRPFKDQPRSRKFLLGLQAVFPILDWGKSYNVSKFRGDLIAGLTIASLCIPQDIGYSKLANLAPQYGLYSSFVPPLVYALMGSSRDIAIGPVAVVSLLLGSLLSSEIDPTKNPIEYRRLAFTATFFAGITQAALGILRLGFLIDFLSHAAIVGFMGGAAITIALQQLKGFLGIKKFTKKTDIISVMKSVWHSAHHGWNWPTILIGAIFLTFLLFAKYAGKKHKKLFWVPAIAPLISVVLSTFFVYITHAEKLGVEIVRHIEKGINPPSVEEIYFTGNYLLKGIKIGIVSGMIALTEAVAIGRSFASMKDYQLDGNKEMVALGTMNVVGSMTSCYVTTGSFSRSAVNCMSGCQTAVSNIVMSIVVFLTLLFLTPLFEYTPNAILSAIIISAVVGLIDYEATILIWKIDKFDFVACMGAFFGVVFASVEIGLIIAVSISFAKILLQVTRPRTALLGKIPRTNVYRNIQQYPEATQVPGVLIVRVDSAIYFSNSNYMKERILRWLTDEDEQLESNNQPKIQFLIVDMSPVTDIDTSGIHAFEELHSSLQKREVQLVLSNPGRVVVDKLHASDLVNQIGEDKIFLTVSDAVLTCCSKSPKSPEDVV is encoded by the exons ATGGGTCGATCTAGCGTTGAGGCAATAGATACAAAAGAAATGGACTACCGAAGTTTATCATCCTCGGAACACGAACAACCACCATACATGCACAAGGTTGGAGTTCCACCTAAACAGAACCTATTCGATGAATTTAAGACTAATGTGAAGGAAACATTGTTTTCAGATGATCCTCTACGTCCCTTTAAGGATCAGCCAAGGTCTCGTAAGTTTCTCCTTGGTTTGCAGGCGGTATTTCCCATACTAGATTGGGGTAAAAGCTATAATGTTTCCAAATTCAGAGGCGATCTTATTGCTGGTCTCACTATTGCAAGTCTCTGCATTCCTCAG GACATTGGATATTCGAAGCTTGCAAACTTAGCTCCTCAGTATGGGCTAT ACTCCAGTTTTGTTCCACCTTTGGTTTATGCCTTAATGGGTAGCTCGAGAGATATAGCCATAGGACCTGTTGCTGTTGTATCCCTATTGCTTGGGTCTCTCCTCAGCAGTGAAATCGATCCAACCAAAAATCCAATTGAATACAGGAGGCTTGCATTTACAGCTACCTTTTTTGCTGGCATTACCCAAGCTGCCCTTGGAATCCTAAG ATTAGGATTTTTAATTGACTTCCTATCACATGCTGCTATTGTTGGTTTCATGGGTGGTGCGGCCATCACTATTGCCCTCCAGCAACTTAAAGGTTTTCTTGGCATCAAGAAGTTTACTAAGAAAACTGATATCATTTCGGTGATGAAATCAGTATGGCATTCAGCCCACCATGGA TGGAACTGGCCGACAATTCTCATTGGAGCAATCTTTTTAACGTTCCTTTTGTTCGCGAAGTACGCT GGAAAGAAGCATAAAAAGCTCTTTTGGGTACCTGCAATTGCTCCTCTAATCTCTGTCGTTCTTTCCACCTTCTTTGTCTACATAACCCATGCTGAAAAACTAGGAGTAGAGATT GTGAGACACATTGAGAAAGGAATCAATCCTCCTTCTGTCGAGGAAATATATTTCACCGGCAATTATCTCCTAAAAGGGATCAAGATTGGTATTGTATCTGGCATGATCGCTTTGACG GAAGCTGTTGCAATCGGAAGATCATTTGCTTCAATGAAAGACTATCAGTTGGATGGAAACAAAGAAATGGTGGCACTTGGAACAATGAATGTTGTTGGCTCCATGACATCATGCTATGTGACAACAG GTTCCTTCTCTCGTTCAGCAGTAAATTGCATGTCTGGATGCCAAACTGCAGTTTCCAACATTGTTATGTCTATTGTTGTGTTCCTGACATTGTTGTTCTTAACCCCTCTTTTTGAGTACACTCCGAATGCAATCCTCTCTGCCATCATTATCTCTGCTGTCGTTGGATTAATAGACTATGAAGCaacaattttgatttggaagatCGACAAATTTGATTTTGTTGCTTGCATGGGAGCATTTTTTGGTGTGGTTTTCGCCTCTGTCGAGATAGGCCTTATAATTGCT gTCTCCATATCATTTGCTAAGATTCTCCTCCAAGTCACAAGACCCCGAACAGCTCTTCTTGGAAAGATCCCTAGGACAAATGTATATAGGAACATTCAACAATATCCCGAGGCAACACAAGTTCCCGGTGTACTAATTGTGAGAGTTGATTCTGCGATCTACTTTTCAAATTCTAACTACATGAAAGAGAG GATATTGAGATGGCTAACGGATGAGGACGAGCAACTAGAATCCAATAACCAACCTAAAATTCAGTTCTTGATAGTTGACATGTCAC CTGTGACTGACATTGACACTAGCGGCATCCATGCATTTGAAGAGTTGCACAGCAGCCTACAAAAGAGAGAGGTTCAG CTTGTTCTCTCGAATCCTGGAAGAGTAGTGGTTGACAAGCTGCATGCATCTGATCTCGTGAATCAAATTGGCGAGGACAAGATCTTTCTCACCGTCTCAGATGCTGTCCTGACCTGTTGCTCAAAGTCCCCTAAGTCCCCGGAAGATGTAGTCTAA